From one Pecten maximus chromosome 8, xPecMax1.1, whole genome shotgun sequence genomic stretch:
- the LOC117333433 gene encoding lysophospholipase D GDPD1-like has translation MLTLTEIIIMVVVAALFGCYVVTSIILLKYPHILHKKKNVKFRPRHISHRGGAGENLENTMTAFRFASDLGTEMLEIDCHITKDGQVVVSHDNSLKRSCGVEGEIIDYDYKDLPPIQGMLSLDFMSSFQIHGGSDRQIPLLRDVFQAFPTMPINVDIKINNDDLISKVNDLILEFDRESLTAWGNRSSEVTSKLYKKNPDVPLIFSMQRVLLLLLTFYTGILPFLPLKESLFEVLMPGALLSGDKFNRPLNRKMRFLLKLADILMMRPTLLQHLERRGIQTYLWVLNSEEEFERAFKLGSTGVMTDFPTLLKDFLDKNYPELQKEKGYQSVETM, from the exons ATGTTGACATTAACTGAAATCATTATAATGGTTGTAGTAGCAGCTCTGTTTGGGTGTTACGTtgtaacatcaattattttattaaaatatccaCATATTTTACATAAGAAAAAGAATGTAAAATTTCGACCAAGACACATCAGCCACAGAGGGG GTGCTGGTGAAAATTTGGAAAATACCATGACTGCTTTCCGTTT TGCATCTGACCTTGGTACAGAGATGTTGGAAATTGACTGCCACATCACCAAGGATGGTCAGGTGGTTGTGTCACATGACAATTCTCTTAAAAGATCATGTGGTGtggaaggggagataatcgaCTACGATTACAAG GATTTGCCGCCGATCCAGGGCATGCTGTCCTTGGACTTCATGAGTA GTTTCCAGATCCATGGTGGATCGGACAGACAAATCCCACTGTTAAGAGATGTATTCCAAGCCTTTCCTACCATGCCTATCAATGTAGACATCAAGATCAATAATGATGACCTCATCAGCAAG GTGAATGATTTGATTCTGGAATTTGACCGTGAGTCTCTCACAGCTTGGGGTAATAGAAGTTCTGAAGTAACCAGTAAACTGTACAAAAAG AACCCCGATGTGCCTTTGATATTCTCCATGCAGCGTGTATTGTTATTACTTCTAACATTCTATACTGGAATATTGCCATTCCTACCTCTAAAAGAATCCCTCTTTGAGGTTCTGATGCCTGGAGCCCTTCTGAG TGGCGATAAATTCAACAGGCCTTTGAACAGAAAAATGAGGTTTCTTCTGAAGTTGGCCGATAT acTTATGATGAGGCCCACATTACTGCAGCACTTAGAAAGAAGAGGCATCCAG acTTATTTATGGGTGCTGAATTCAGAGGAGGAATTTGAGCGAGCATTCAAACTTGGGTCCACCGGAGTCATGACAGACTTCCCAACATTACTGAAGGACTTCCTGGATAAAAACTACCCTGAGCTTCAGAAGGAAAAAGGTTACCAGAGTGTAGAAACCATGTGA